Genomic window (Crassostrea angulata isolate pt1a10 unplaced genomic scaffold, ASM2561291v2 HiC_scaffold_272, whole genome shotgun sequence):
TGCGGATAGTATTAAAAGAGACCTATTACCGACATCTAGCTACACGTTTGCTAAAAGACATCGAAAATGGGGAATTGCATAATGTTTTTGGGAATCCGTGTTTAAAGCATTCGAAATTTTGTCATGCTTTTCTTGACGTATTGAAGGAAAAAGAATACCCATACCTGTATTCCGTTTTTTTTGCAGAGTTGAcagataaattcaaaattaatggAAACCAAAACGACAAATATAACTCAAATGAAAGTGAATATTATCAATTCCTTagcattttatttgataaaagagGTTTACCAAATCATCTTGGTATCTGGAACAGCATTAAGGCAATAAGCATGGTTATTTACTATGGACATGATCAAATTCTAAGATATATCATCGATCAAATCATATCGATGACAGGAAATGCAAATGCTCTCTTTCAAACGTCAAACCAAAAAGATTGCCAAGGACGTCAAGAAACTGAGAATGATGCGTCTTACGAAACATTAGATTTAGCAGAATATCAAGATGTGACCGAATCAAGTACCTATTCAAACAACAGCATAGATTTTATTCAGAGTACAAGTGCTAGACTGATTGAAGAACAATGGCGATTACTTTGTCTTGGTTGCTATTCTGGTGATCTGAAAACTGTACAGACATTACTACAACACGTCAGTAAAGATGCTgttaataatacaaaaacaaacgAAGATAAACTTTTCAAAGATATAAAACCGCTGGTTATTGCATGCTCACTTGGATATTTGGACATTGCACAAGAATTGGTGAGAGCTGGAGCAGATGTTAATCAAAAGGCAAAATTTGAAACACCACTGACTGCTGCATGTGAGAAAGGACATTTAAGTATTGTAACAGAGTTAATAAAATCAGAAGCCAATTTAAACTTAGAAGATGGAAATCAAACACCGTTAATTACAGCATGTAAAGAAGGGCATTTGCGAATTGTTCAAACGTTGCTGAAAGCAGGGGCCTATATCAATTTACGAAGCCATTTTGATACACCATTAACTGCTGCGTACAAACATAACCATTTGCAAATATTTAAAGAGTTGTTAAATGCGGGAGCAGATTTCAATATAAACTACGGAAAGAAAACATTACTAACAGCAGCATGTGAGAAAGGAAACTTGAACATTGTACAATATTTAATAGATGCAGGGGCCTATATTGATTTAAGATCCAACGAGGAAACTCCTTTAACATCTGCATGCAAACAAGGGCATTTAGATATTGTTAAAGCGTTGATTAGGGCGGGAGCTGATGTCAATTTGAAAGATAGTTTTTATACACCAATAACGGCTGCGtatgaaaatgaacatttccttatttttgaaGAGTTGTTAAATGCAGGTGCTGATGTTAATATACAATACGGGGAAAAAACATTACTTACAGATGCATGTGTAAAAGgcaatttgatacatgtaagagAGTTTATAAAAGTTGGAGCTAACGTTAATCTAAAGGATAAAAATAACACACCTTTGACAATTGCTTGTTTAAAAGGACATTTAAGTATCGTAAGAGAGTTAATAAAAGCACAGGCTGATGTGAATCTCGTCGATGCTTTTTATGCACCAGTAATAATCGCATATTTGGAAGAAAAATACAATATCTTTGAAGAGTTAGTCTGCGCTGGAGCTGATGTCAATATTAGTTTTAGGCAAACAACACTTTTGATAAAGGAATGTCAGGAAGGAAATCTACCAAGTGTTAGAAAGTTGATAAAAGCAGGGGCCGATGTCAAtcgaaaagaaaaatattacacaCCCCTTATCATTGCATCCAAAAAAGGACATTGCAATATTGTTCATGAGCTGATATTGGCAGGGGCTGATTTCAATCAGAACACCTCTTCTTATACACCACTTACAGCAGCAATCGAAATGGGACACCTCAATGTTACGATAGAATTAATTAGCGCAGGAgctgatataaatttaaattgtcAAGGTAATTATATAACACCTTTAATTCTGGCTTGTCGAAAGGGGCATTTGAATATTGTTAAATCATTGCTTGAAGCTGAAGTCGATGTGAATCTTGGAACAACTTGGGAAACACCACTCAGAGCTGCATTTAATAACAATCATCTCAATGTTGTTAAAGAGTTAATATTTGCTGGCTTAGACACTAACAAAACATATGGAGGAAAAACATTTCTAACTTTTGTTTGTGAGGAACGCTATTTAGGAATAGTCAGAGCGTTGATAAAAGCAGGAACAAATGTCAATACTCGATATAACAATAGCACACCATTAACAGTTGCTTGTCGAAAGGGATATCTGGATATTGTTAAAGAGCTGATTAGAGCAGGAGGAGCTGATGTCAATCAAAATGATAACTATCATACACCTCTTACAATTGCTTGCGGGCAAGGCCATGGGCAAATTGTTAAACTGTTGATTCGAGAAGGGGCTGATGTTAATCTTAAAGATGAAAATCAGACACCACTGACAACTGCGTGTGAAAATGGACATTTAAGCGTTGTTCAAGATTTGTTAAAGGCTAAAGCCAATGTCAATCTTAAAGATAACTATCACACACCTCTGACAATTGCATGCCTGAAAAGTCATCTACATATTGTAGAAAAATTGATTCAGTCAGGAGCCGATGTTAATCTTGATGATGGTTATCGAACGCCATTAACACTTGCATGTCAAAAAAGACCTTTTAGTAAAGAATTCCTGAATACCACCTACAATAAAagtgatgaagataaaaggcatcATATAAATGCATATCTTAAAGGAAACCTGAGGTTTTTTGAAGATTCCTCACAATCAGGGGTCTGCGTCAGTTTAAACACCgaaaaacgtttaaaaattgttacagaGTTGGTGAAAGCTGGGGCTGACGTTAATTTGAAAGACTCGTTTGGATCGCCCCTATCGAATGCAATACAGCATACACATTCATGTATTGCGGCAAAATTGATTGAATTTGGAGCTGAAGTTAAACTTGATCCTATATACCACAAACTGCtactttatttttgtcaaagtgGAAATAATATTGCTGTTAAAAGAATGATCGAATCCGGAGcagatgtaaatttaagaattagCAGGCTTGAAACATTATCTTCTACAAATGATGAGATGAATTTGCTAAGCAaagtaaatcaaattcaaaagaaagaaaataaaaatcgcgGTAATGTTTGTGGATATCAAGAAGTATTAGCGACAAAAGCACATGACTGTGCcaatatgaaaaatgaatgtaaaacacCATTAACGGTTGCATGCCAAGGGGGTTTTTTGAATATTGTAAGAGAACTGATTATTGCAGGAGCTAATGTCAATCTTAGAGATACATTTTATACTCCGCTAACAGTTGCGTGCCGAGAAGGACATATGTCTATTGTAGAAGAATTAGTGAAAGCTGATGCTGATGTCAATATGAGAGACGCTTTCAATACACCAATTGCGATTTCCTGTGCATATGGACATGTGTGTATTGCTGAAGTTTTGAGAAAAGCAGGGGCCGAGCTTATCTTGGAAAATAAAAGTTCTTATTTGATGATACGTGCCTGCCAAAAGGGGTATATTGCATTTGTAGATCAGCTGATTCAAATGGGAGCTGACGTTAATGAAAGTTTTGAATGTGTA
Coding sequences:
- the LOC128169981 gene encoding ankyrin repeat domain-containing protein 17-like codes for the protein MLIRYEKRLSQPVMEKSKFLMTCRETIFRNESLLDSFLSEEKNIVKLHSDENTLNFKDKYDLLVKYKLNTNLITQDSSSLTSKMFPFLCKFFSKMNKFKDDGSNDIFISPVPYILELLDEMKRINKTQYASLVLLMTSQNKFPDYRSSKEIAKEQYEDIKIEVLEKCKANSRTDYHELTDALWEMVGTYTEVCGNWFSFVHDSMLEITAYHFGCQFPEMILKYMSSDYIANYITLETHEIKKRKPGNSKDISNNEDSDVDNNSLRIVLKETYYRHLATRLLKDIENGELHNVFGNPCLKHSKFCHAFLDVLKEKEYPYLYSVFFAELTDKFKINGNQNDKYNSNESEYYQFLSILFDKRGLPNHLGIWNSIKAISMVIYYGHDQILRYIIDQIISMTGNANALFQTSNQKDCQGRQETENDASYETLDLAEYQDVTESSTYSNNSIDFIQSTSARLIEEQWRLLCLGCYSGDLKTVQTLLQHVSKDAVNNTKTNEDKLFKDIKPLVIACSLGYLDIAQELVRAGADVNQKAKFETPLTAACEKGHLSIVTELIKSEANLNLEDGNQTPLITACKEGHLRIVQTLLKAGAYINLRSHFDTPLTAAYKHNHLQIFKELLNAGADFNINYGKKTLLTAACEKGNLNIVQYLIDAGAYIDLRSNEETPLTSACKQGHLDIVKALIRAGADVNLKDSFYTPITAAYENEHFLIFEELLNAGADVNIQYGEKTLLTDACVKGNLIHVREFIKVGANVNLKDKNNTPLTIACLKGHLSIVRELIKAQADVNLVDAFYAPVIIAYLEEKYNIFEELVCAGADVNISFRQTTLLIKECQEGNLPSVRKLIKAGADVNRKEKYYTPLIIASKKGHCNIVHELILAGADFNQNTSSYTPLTAAIEMGHLNVTIELISAGADINLNCQGNYITPLILACRKGHLNIVKSLLEAEVDVNLGTTWETPLRAAFNNNHLNVVKELIFAGLDTNKTYGGKTFLTFVCEERYLGIVRALIKAGTNVNTRYNNSTPLTVACRKGYLDIVKELIRAGGADVNQNDNYHTPLTIACGQGHGQIVKLLIREGADVNLKDENQTPLTTACENGHLSVVQDLLKAKANVNLKDNYHTPLTIACLKSHLHIVEKLIQSGADVNLDDGYRTPLTLACQKRPFSKEFLNTTYNKSDEDKRHHINAYLKGNLRFFEDSSQSGVCVSLNTEKRLKIVTELVKAGADVNLKDSFGSPLSNAIQHTHSCIAAKLIEFGAEVKLDPIYHKLLLYFCQSGNNIAVKRMIESGADVNLRISRLETLSSTNDEMNLLSKVNQIQKKENKNRGNVCGYQEVLATKAHDCANMKNECKTPLTVACQGGFLNIVRELIIAGANVNLRDTFYTPLTVACREGHMSIVEELVKADADVNMRDAFNTPIAISCAYGHVCIAEVLRKAGAELILENKSSYLMIRACQKGYIAFVDQLIQMGADVNESFECVSQTNCSSEERVYDYPYECSKPLTTACLCGHLGIAKALIKAGADVNIRDGSYTPLTISCKGGHLCIVEELIRAGADVNLKDLFNNPLTVACKKGHFAIAEILRKSGAEFL